From one Rosa rugosa chromosome 4, drRosRugo1.1, whole genome shotgun sequence genomic stretch:
- the LOC133745732 gene encoding chlorophyll a-b binding protein CP24 10A, chloroplastic, which translates to MAATTGAILNGLNSTFLCGGKRSQSLLSAGAAARVGGSVAPKRFIVVAAAASKKSWIPGVRGGGNFINPEWLDGSLPGDYGFDPLGLGKDPAFLKWYREAELIHGRWAMAAVVGIFVGQAWSGVPWFEAGADPSAIAPFSFGSLLGTQLLLMGWVESKRWVDFYNPESQSVEWATPWSKTAENFSNSTGEQGYPGGKFFDPLGVAGSIKDGVYIPDTEKLERLKLAEIKHARLAMVAMLIFYFEAGQGKTPLGALGL; encoded by the exons ATGGCTGCAACAACTGGTGCAATTCTTAATGGGTTGAACTCCACTTTCTTATGTGGAGGCAAGAGAAGCCAGAGCTTGTTGTCTGCTGGTGCTGCAGCTAGAGTTGGAGGCTCTGTTGCTCCCAAGAGGTTCATTGTTGTGGCTGCTGCGGCTTCCAAGAAGTCTTGGATCCCCGGCGTTAGAGGCGGTGGCAACTTCATCAACCCCGAGTGGCTTGATGGCTC GCTTCCAGGTGACTATGGTTTCGACCCTCTGGGACTAGGCAAGGATCCGGCCTTCCTCAAGTGGTACAGAGAGGCTGAGCTGATCCACGGGCGGTGGGCAATGGCAGCGGTGGTGGGCATCTTTGTAGGGCAGGCCTGGAGTGGTGTTCCCTGGTTCGAAGCCGGAGCTGACCCCAGTGCAATAGCACCCTTCTCCTTCGGCTCCCTTCTTGGGACTCAGCTCCTGCTCATGGGTTGGGTGGAAAGCAAAAGATGGGTGGACTTCTACAACCCTGAGTCGCAGTCCGTGGAGTGGGCTACACCATGGTCCAAGACTGCCGAGAACTTTTCCAACTCCACCGGAGAGCAAGGCTACCCGGGAGGCAAGTTCTTCGATCCCTTGGGCGTCGCCGGCTCCATCAAGGACGGAGTTTACATCCCGGACACTGAAAAGTTGGAGAGACTGAAGTTGGCTGAGATCAAGCATGCAAGGCTTGCTATGGTGGCTATGCTTATTTTCTACTTTGAAGCTGGACAGGGGAAGACACCCCTTGGTGCTCTTGGCTTGTAA
- the LOC133745733 gene encoding uncharacterized protein LOC133745733 isoform X2, producing MHNSLAKRKSGAFTAYCSAADAAKDPIKDKDTPIELRYEAFPTVMDIHEIRETLPHRFPFLLVDRVVEYTRGGFSAVGIKNITINENFFNGHFPGKPIVPGVLVIEAMAQLGGLILLQPELAGPCESFFLVGTDKVRFRKPVVAGDTLVMRMTIVKMQKRLGIAKLEGKAYVGGELVCEADYLLYLDKAAGY from the exons atGCACAACTCACTTG CTAAAAGGAAATCAGGTGCTTTCACTGCTTATTGCTCCGCCGCCGACGCAGCAAAAGATCCCATCAAGGATAAGGATACCCCTATTGAATTGA GATATGAAGCATTTCCTACTGTGATGGATATCCATGAAATTCGTGAAACTTTGCCTCACCG GTTTCCATTTCTGTTGGTGGATAGAGTGGTTGAATATACTCGTGGAGGATTTTCAGCTGTAGGAATCAAGAACATTACGATTAATGAGAATTTCTTTAATGGGCATTTCCCTGGCAAGCCAATTGTTCCTGGTGTTCTAGTGATTGAG GCGATGGCACAGCTCGGTGGCTTGATTCTGCTGCAACCAGAACTGGCAGGTCCTTGTGAGAGTTTCTTTTTGGTTGGAACTGACAAAGTGCGGTTCAGGAAACCAGTCGTTGCTGGTGACACATTGGTGATGAGAATGACTATTGTCAAGATGCAGAAACGCTTAGGAATAGCAAAACTTGAAGGCAAGGCATATGTTGGAGGTGAACTTGTATGCGAGGCTGACTATTTGTTATATCTTGATAAGGCTGCAGGTTACTAA
- the LOC133745733 gene encoding uncharacterized protein LOC133745733 isoform X1, with protein sequence MAMSFANPYSLVVHNSTTTSHLSRISLPKSLPIHLTAKRKSGAFTAYCSAADAAKDPIKDKDTPIELRYEAFPTVMDIHEIRETLPHRFPFLLVDRVVEYTRGGFSAVGIKNITINENFFNGHFPGKPIVPGVLVIEAMAQLGGLILLQPELAGPCESFFLVGTDKVRFRKPVVAGDTLVMRMTIVKMQKRLGIAKLEGKAYVGGELVCEADYLLYLDKAAGY encoded by the exons ATGGCCATGTCTTTCGCCAACCCTTATTCACTTGTAGTTCATAATAGTACAACTACTTCTCATCTATCTAGAATCTCTTTACCGAAATCTCTGCCGATTCATTTGACAGCTAAAAGGAAATCAGGTGCTTTCACTGCTTATTGCTCCGCCGCCGACGCAGCAAAAGATCCCATCAAGGATAAGGATACCCCTATTGAATTGA GATATGAAGCATTTCCTACTGTGATGGATATCCATGAAATTCGTGAAACTTTGCCTCACCG GTTTCCATTTCTGTTGGTGGATAGAGTGGTTGAATATACTCGTGGAGGATTTTCAGCTGTAGGAATCAAGAACATTACGATTAATGAGAATTTCTTTAATGGGCATTTCCCTGGCAAGCCAATTGTTCCTGGTGTTCTAGTGATTGAG GCGATGGCACAGCTCGGTGGCTTGATTCTGCTGCAACCAGAACTGGCAGGTCCTTGTGAGAGTTTCTTTTTGGTTGGAACTGACAAAGTGCGGTTCAGGAAACCAGTCGTTGCTGGTGACACATTGGTGATGAGAATGACTATTGTCAAGATGCAGAAACGCTTAGGAATAGCAAAACTTGAAGGCAAGGCATATGTTGGAGGTGAACTTGTATGCGAGGCTGACTATTTGTTATATCTTGATAAGGCTGCAGGTTACTAA
- the LOC133744439 gene encoding uncharacterized protein LOC133744439, with amino-acid sequence MRGFREALGYGDLLDLGFQGTKTTWWNYETKLRLDRAICTPSWFDIFGYAKVIHLPPSDSDHIPILLCASMVPIPKWTRFHRFKFEAFWLQQPECDSMVRQQSMLGVRARLEELMDVQMTEDVQVEKQSLMGRLPTLLSQEESFLKQKFKVQWLKEGDRNTSFFHRKAVNRKRKNLIQGLFDEDGNWCEDDADVERIVSSYFTKMFTASELDFGAMESLEAIQPCVSQ; translated from the exons ATGAGAGGGTTTCGGGAGGCATTGGGTTATGGAGATTTGTTGGATTTAGGTTTTCAGGGTACTAAGACGACATGGTGGAATTATGAAACCAAACTTCGTCTTGACCGGGCTATTTGTACTCCTTCATGGTTTGATATTTTTGGGTATGCGAAAGTAATTCACCTTCCTCCAAGTGATTCTGATCACATCCCTATATTGTTATGTGCAAGCATGGTTCCAATTCCAAAATGGACGAGATTCCATCGAttcaagtttgaagctttttggCTTCAACAACCTGAATGTGATTCTATG GTGAGACAGCAATCTATGTTAGGTGTGCGGGCAAGACTCGAGGAGTTGATGGATGTACAGATGACCGAGGAtgttcaagttgaaaaacagtCTTTGATGGGTCGTTTGCCAACCTTGCTTTCTCAAGAAGAAAGTTTCTTGAAACAAAAATTTAAGGTGCAATGGCTTAAGGAGGGAGATCGTAATACCAGTTTCTTCCACCGTAAGGCAGTGAATAGAAAGCGGAAAAATTTAATTCAGGGTTTGTTTGATGAGGATGGCAATTGGTGTGAAGATGATGCTGATGTGGAAAGAATTGTTTCATCTTATTTTACTAAAATGTTCACGGCTTCGGAGTTAGATTTTGGGGCTATGGAGTCTCTTGAAGCAATACAACCTTGTGTGTCTCAATAG